One genomic window of Syngnathus acus chromosome 11, fSynAcu1.2, whole genome shotgun sequence includes the following:
- the LOC119130332 gene encoding zinc finger protein OZF-like, producing the protein MCKVRMLRALVNERLNAAMEEIFGLFERTIAEYEEELCRSKEEIERQRQLLDSREHPGSLGAKAIRTCQENDVAPECLKEAEPSHVKEEDENQDRPEFPHLLREDDITKFHVKREDEDDPAQWSHLRSKAGEARPRNGSSPPSERNETDDGEGRGGVSEGGRASRGNEAFICSFCSKSFGRKDSFVRHIRGHTGEKPFSCSTCSKSFKYRYEISRHMRIHTGEKPFSCSVCGKTFGRREHLLSHTRSHTGEKPFGCSVCGRGFGQRSHLAAHSRTHTGVKPFSCGVCANRFSLKCVLIAHMRTHTGEKPFACSVCGNNFTRKRHLSMHMRRHAGEKSDV; encoded by the exons ATGTGCAAAGTCCGGATGCTGAGAGCCTTGGTGAACGAGCGACTCAATGCCGCCATGGAAGAAATCTTTGGACTGTTCGAAAGGACCATCGCCGAGTACGAGGAGGAACTTTGCCGATCTAAAGAGGAGATCGAGCGACAACGACAACTGCTGGACTCTCGCGAACATCCGGGAAGCTTGGGCGCGAAAG CCATCAGGACATGTCAAGAAAATGATGTTGCGCCCGAGTGTCTGAAGGAGGCCGAGCCGTCCCACGTTaaggaggaggacgagaaCCAGGACCGGCCCGAGTTCCCGCACCTTCTGCGGGAGGATGACATCACCAAGTTCCACGTGAAGAGAGAAGACGAAGATGACCCGGCTCAGTGGTCACATCTTAG GAGCAAAGCGGGAGAAGCCCGACCACGTAACGGCTCGTCCCCGCCGTCGGAGCGCAACGAGACGGATGACGGCGAGGGAAGGGGCGGGGTTTCCGAGGGCGGCCGAGCGTCCCGGGGCAACGAGGCCTTCATCTGCTCCTTCTGTAGCAAAAGCTTCGGCCGCAAGGACAGCTTTGTCCGCCACATTCGAGGCCACACGGGTGAGAAGCCCTTTTCCTGCTCCACCTGCAGCAAGAGCTTCAAGTACCGCTACGAGATCAGCCGCCACATGAGGATCCACACCGGGGAGAAACCCTTCAGCTGCTCCGTGTGCGGCAAGACCTTCGGCCGCCGGGAGCACTTGCTGTCACACACGCGAAGTCACACCGGGGAGAAACCCTTCGGCTGCTCCGTGTGCGGCCGGGGCTTTGGCCAGCGCTCGCACTTGGCGGCGCACTCCCGAACGCACACCGGCGTCAAGCCCTTCTCTTGCGGCGTGTGCGCCAACCGCTTTTCCCTCAAGTGTGTTTTGATTGCGCACATGAGGACGCACACGGGCGAAAAGCCCTTCGCCTGTTCCGTGTGCGGGAACAACTTCACCCGCAAGCGCCATTTGTCCATGCACATGAGGAGGCACGCGGGGGAGAAAAGTGACGTTTGA
- the LOC119130202 gene encoding ataxin-1-like: MKSNHERSNECLPPKKREIPPSTHGPQTRSLVAPPAAKPPENATWPAASSTAQSDAPRYQSPPSTSSSTRLSAVCTSPLPQTGGGTLHYTQLPANLQFITSPYNAAYASYVAPQLLPPPSSYCQRLLSLPETHERASVRYAAAMPPPPTLYADVAGAGKEDSRELHNGGLERSRGVKFHDAYEARRAVPLPDSIHEPSRTSVVLEDRQLSLSRGDPGKPLKLTPVSSNHTFPPPSGRDNLKACVSPLSPQTLVQTARDSPAEPPCAGLTPGGIYPQSPVIGYIAGAGSSQHAAVSYHGSLQQHVLLAGARPVIIPLDGSALSSARASGGDHPAGSYHQGSSSGPIRAQLHLPTVPSAVAAPPSLPPYFVKGSIIQLADGELKRVEELKTEDFIQSAEISSELKIDSSTVERIDGSRASPDFAIVHFSVGERRSQVSVEVLAEYPFFVFGQGWSSCCPDRTSRLLELPCTKLAVGDVCISLTLKNLSNGSLSKTQPPEPVAPRSAHGFLLEAPKALSRVSVHRERENGAIAVQNGDMDLVARPSTGGRKRRWSAPEARKVEKAEDPPSAKLTFIPHEVKVTIEGRSNLGK, encoded by the exons ATGAAGTCCAATCATGAAAGGAGTAACGAATGTCTGCCCCCAAAGAAGAGGGAGATCCCACCCAGCACGCATGGTCCACAAACCCGCTCCCTAGTCGCTCCACCCGCCGCCAAGCCCCCGGAGAACGCGACCTGGCCGGCTGCCAGCAGCACCGCCCAGTCGGACGCCCCTCGCTATCaatcccccccctccacctccAGCTCGACGAGGCTTTCCGCCGTCTGCACGTCGCCCCTGCCCCAGACAGGAGGGGGGACGCTCCACTACACCCAACTGCCGGCCAATCTTCAGTTCATCACCTCGCCTTACAACGCAGCGTACGCCAGCTACGTGGCCCCTCAGCTCCTTCCGCCGCCCTCGTCCTATTGTCAGAGGTTGTTGTCACTCCCCGAGACGCATGAGCGAGCATCCGTCCGGTACGCCGCCGCCATGCCTCCGCCTCCCACGCTTTACGCGGATGTAGCGGGCGCCGGTAAAGAGGACTCCAGAGAGCTTCACAACGGGGGGCTGGAGCGGAGCCGCGGGGTCAAATTCCACGACGCCTACGAGGCCCGCCGAGCAGTTCCCCTGCCGGACTCAATTCACGAGCCTTCGAGAACGTCCGTCGTGCTGGAGGATCGCCAGCTGTCATTATCCCGAGGCGACCCTGGGAAGCCACTCAAGCTTACGCCTGTGTCCTCCAACCACACATTTCCACCTCCCTCAGGTAGAGACAATCTGAAAGCTTGCGTCAGCCCGCTGTCACCGCAGACGCTGGTCCAGACCGCTCGCGACTCTCCAGCCGAACCGCCGTGTGCGGGGCTCACCCCCGGCGGGATCTACCCGCAGTCCCCCGTGATTGGTTACATCGCCGGGGCGGGCAGCAGCCAGCACGCGGCCGTCAGCTACCACGGCAGCTTACAGCAGCACGTGCTCCTTGCAGGAGCCCGGCCGGTCATCATCCCGCTTGACGGAAGCGCGCTGTCCTCCGCCCGGGCCTCCGGAGGTGACCACCCTGCCGGCTCGTACCACCAGGGCAGCTCAAGCGGGCCGATCCGGGCCCAGCTCCACCTCCCCACGGTTCCGTCGGCGGTGGCGGCTCCTCCATCTCTACCGCCGTATTTCGTGAAGGGATCCATCATCCAGTTAGCGGACGGCGAACTGAAGCGCGTGGAGGAGCTGAAGACGGAGGACTTCATCCAGAGCGCCGAGATCAGCAGCGAGCTgaagatcgactcgtccacGGTGGAGCGCATCGACGGGAGCCGCGCCTCGCCTGACTTTGCCATCGTGCACTTCTCCGTGGGCGAGCGACGCTCCCAG GTGAGCGTGGAGGTGTTGGCCGAGTATCCCTTCTTCGTCTTCGGCCAAGGGTGGTCGTCGTGCTGCCCAGACCGAACCAGCCGACTCCTGGAGCTACCTTGCACCAAGCTTGCGGTGGGCGATGTTTGTATTTCGCTCACCCTCAAGAACCTGAGCAACGGATCCCTGAGCAAGACTCAGCCACCGGAGCCGGTCGCCCCTCGCTCAGCTCACGGGTTCCTCCTGGAAGCCCCCAAAGCGCTATCCCGGGTCTCTGTGCACAGGGAGCGGGAGAATGGTGCCATTGCTGTGCAAAACGGCGATATGGACTTGGTGGCAAGGCCCAGCACCGGTGGCAGGAAGCGCCGATGGTCGGCCCCCGAGGCTCGCAAAGTGGAAAAAGCCGAGGATCCGCCCTCGGCCAAATTGACTTTTATCCCTCATGAGGTCAAAGTCACCATCGAGGGAAGATCCAATCTTGGCAAGTGA